In one Rhea pennata isolate bPtePen1 chromosome 17, bPtePen1.pri, whole genome shotgun sequence genomic region, the following are encoded:
- the IQCD gene encoding dynein regulatory complex protein 10 isoform X1: METRNPTVLQGSSQDVKQRNKPLIKGIQTPKKEVIRLDAVRMLDRSQSKPDTHETQRIISVLDETIVKLELSSLIPCIIDSLDRFADMLGPEITNDLIKHQKLSSEMEHLLSSFQEEDTTRAEEQRGCLCLLEQHLKSSVRNVLRLLLANPSLCQALKYEVCARQSSAEVFIKAFREFRNLMHERLLTSPLEEKEKIRFTEDISHRIKKNTETLTALRAELAATIQSRDEKIHRKDNVIKDLKNSLQDVADNFKISVLQVMQEGENQQKEELRASQAKCARLQQDIQQLRAQLCMLVLEHRESELALRKKKCKVEMEIEKWIQKYDADMGEKQAEYEELYALYSEEKAQVSLLQEKHAVLIEEYSQIEEERRIRQKKKEQDLEELTTMTLAATRIQAFWRGYLVRSLFKSKRKKKKKGRGRNLNK; encoded by the exons ATGGAAACAAGGAATCCAACTGTGCTCCAAGGATCATCTCAGGACgtaaagcaaagaaacaagCCTTTGATAAAAGGCATTCAAACTCCAAAGAAGGAAGTGATCAGATTAGATGCTGTAAGGATGCTAGATCGAAGTCAGTCAAAACCTGATACTCATGAAACCCAAAGAATCATATCTGTCTTGGATGAGACGATTGTCAAGCTGGAATTGAGCAGCTTGATCCCTTGTATTATTGACTCCCTGGATAGGTTTGCTGATATGCTGGGACCTGAGATCACAAATGACCTGATCAAGCACCAAAAGCTTTCAAGTGAAATGGAGCACCTACTTTCCAGCTTTCAAGAAGAGGACACCACAAGAGCTGAGGAACAGAGGGGCTGTCTTTGTTTGCTAGAGCAACATCTGAAAAGTTCTGTTAGAAATGTTCTGAGACTCTTGCTGGCCAACCCTTCGCTTTGTCAGGCTCTGAAATATGAAGTCTGTGCAAGACAGTCATCAGCTGAAGTGTTTATCAAAGCCTTCAGGGAGTTCAGGAATTTAATGCATGAGAGACTTCTAACTAGTCccttagaagaaaaagagaagattcGGTTCACGGAAGACATCTCCCACCGgattaagaaaaacactgaaacactCACAGCTTTAAGGGCAGAACTGGCAGCAACAATCCAGTCTCGAGATGAAAAG ATTCACAGGAAGGACAATGTGATCAAAGACCTCAAAAACTCCTTGCAAGATGTGGCCGACAACTTCAAGATCAGTGTCCTGCAGGTTATGCAGGAAGGGGAAAACCAGCAAAAAGAGGAGCTGCGAGCTTCCCAGGCCAAGTGTGCTAGGCTACAGCAGGACATTCAGCAGCTAAGAGCACAACTCTGTATGCTTGTACTGGAACATCGAGAATCAGAGCTGGCTCTCAGAAAG aagaagtgCAAAGTAGAGATGGAAATTGAGAAGTGGATCCAGAAATATGATGCGGACATGGGGGAAAAACAG GCTGAGTATGAGGAGCTTTATGCTCTTTACTCCGAGGAGAAGGCCCAGgtgtccctgctgcaggagaaaCATGCAGTGCTTATCGAAGAGTATTCCCAGATTGAGGAGGAACGCAGGATACGTCAGAAGAAGAAGGAACAAGATTTGGAGGAGTTGACCACCATGACCCTTGCTGCCACCCGCAtccaggccttctggagggGATACTTGGTCCGGTCTCTTTTCAAgtcaaaaaggaagaagaagaagaagggaagaggcAGGAACCTCAACAAATAA
- the IQCD gene encoding dynein regulatory complex protein 10 isoform X2, producing the protein METRNPTVLQGSSQDVKQRNKPLIKGIQTPKKEVIRLDAVRMLDRSQSKPDTHETQRIISVLDETIVKLELSSLIPCIIDSLDRFADMLGPEITNDLIKHQKLSSEMEHLLSSFQEEDTTRAEEQRGCLCLLEQHLKSSVRNVLRLLLANPSLCQALKYEVCARQSSAEVFIKAFREFRNLMHERLLTSPLEEKEKIRFTEDISHRIKKNTETLTALRAELAATIQSRDEKKKCKVEMEIEKWIQKYDADMGEKQAEYEELYALYSEEKAQVSLLQEKHAVLIEEYSQIEEERRIRQKKKEQDLEELTTMTLAATRIQAFWRGYLVRSLFKSKRKKKKKGRGRNLNK; encoded by the exons ATGGAAACAAGGAATCCAACTGTGCTCCAAGGATCATCTCAGGACgtaaagcaaagaaacaagCCTTTGATAAAAGGCATTCAAACTCCAAAGAAGGAAGTGATCAGATTAGATGCTGTAAGGATGCTAGATCGAAGTCAGTCAAAACCTGATACTCATGAAACCCAAAGAATCATATCTGTCTTGGATGAGACGATTGTCAAGCTGGAATTGAGCAGCTTGATCCCTTGTATTATTGACTCCCTGGATAGGTTTGCTGATATGCTGGGACCTGAGATCACAAATGACCTGATCAAGCACCAAAAGCTTTCAAGTGAAATGGAGCACCTACTTTCCAGCTTTCAAGAAGAGGACACCACAAGAGCTGAGGAACAGAGGGGCTGTCTTTGTTTGCTAGAGCAACATCTGAAAAGTTCTGTTAGAAATGTTCTGAGACTCTTGCTGGCCAACCCTTCGCTTTGTCAGGCTCTGAAATATGAAGTCTGTGCAAGACAGTCATCAGCTGAAGTGTTTATCAAAGCCTTCAGGGAGTTCAGGAATTTAATGCATGAGAGACTTCTAACTAGTCccttagaagaaaaagagaagattcGGTTCACGGAAGACATCTCCCACCGgattaagaaaaacactgaaacactCACAGCTTTAAGGGCAGAACTGGCAGCAACAATCCAGTCTCGAGATGAAAAG aagaagtgCAAAGTAGAGATGGAAATTGAGAAGTGGATCCAGAAATATGATGCGGACATGGGGGAAAAACAG GCTGAGTATGAGGAGCTTTATGCTCTTTACTCCGAGGAGAAGGCCCAGgtgtccctgctgcaggagaaaCATGCAGTGCTTATCGAAGAGTATTCCCAGATTGAGGAGGAACGCAGGATACGTCAGAAGAAGAAGGAACAAGATTTGGAGGAGTTGACCACCATGACCCTTGCTGCCACCCGCAtccaggccttctggagggGATACTTGGTCCGGTCTCTTTTCAAgtcaaaaaggaagaagaagaagaagggaagaggcAGGAACCTCAACAAATAA
- the IQCD gene encoding dynein regulatory complex protein 10 isoform X3, protein METRNPTVLQGSSQDVKQRNKPLIKGIQTPKKEVIRLDAVRMLDRSQSKPDTHETQRIISVLDETIVKLELSSLIPCIIDSLDRFADMLGPEITNDLIKHQKLSSEMEHLLSSFQEEDTTRAEEQRGCLCLLEQHLKSSVRNVLRLLLANPSLCQALKYEVCARQSSAEVFIKAFREFRNLMHERLLTSPLEEKEKIRFTEDISHRIKKNTETLTALRAELAATIQSRDEKIHRKDNVIKDLKNSLQDVADNFKISVLQVMQEGENQQKEELRASQAKCARLQQDIQQLRAQLCMLVLEHRESELALRKKKCKVEMEIEKWIQKYDADMGEKQLASAVLLG, encoded by the exons ATGGAAACAAGGAATCCAACTGTGCTCCAAGGATCATCTCAGGACgtaaagcaaagaaacaagCCTTTGATAAAAGGCATTCAAACTCCAAAGAAGGAAGTGATCAGATTAGATGCTGTAAGGATGCTAGATCGAAGTCAGTCAAAACCTGATACTCATGAAACCCAAAGAATCATATCTGTCTTGGATGAGACGATTGTCAAGCTGGAATTGAGCAGCTTGATCCCTTGTATTATTGACTCCCTGGATAGGTTTGCTGATATGCTGGGACCTGAGATCACAAATGACCTGATCAAGCACCAAAAGCTTTCAAGTGAAATGGAGCACCTACTTTCCAGCTTTCAAGAAGAGGACACCACAAGAGCTGAGGAACAGAGGGGCTGTCTTTGTTTGCTAGAGCAACATCTGAAAAGTTCTGTTAGAAATGTTCTGAGACTCTTGCTGGCCAACCCTTCGCTTTGTCAGGCTCTGAAATATGAAGTCTGTGCAAGACAGTCATCAGCTGAAGTGTTTATCAAAGCCTTCAGGGAGTTCAGGAATTTAATGCATGAGAGACTTCTAACTAGTCccttagaagaaaaagagaagattcGGTTCACGGAAGACATCTCCCACCGgattaagaaaaacactgaaacactCACAGCTTTAAGGGCAGAACTGGCAGCAACAATCCAGTCTCGAGATGAAAAG ATTCACAGGAAGGACAATGTGATCAAAGACCTCAAAAACTCCTTGCAAGATGTGGCCGACAACTTCAAGATCAGTGTCCTGCAGGTTATGCAGGAAGGGGAAAACCAGCAAAAAGAGGAGCTGCGAGCTTCCCAGGCCAAGTGTGCTAGGCTACAGCAGGACATTCAGCAGCTAAGAGCACAACTCTGTATGCTTGTACTGGAACATCGAGAATCAGAGCTGGCTCTCAGAAAG aagaagtgCAAAGTAGAGATGGAAATTGAGAAGTGGATCCAGAAATATGATGCGGACATGGGGGAAAAACAG CTTGCATCTGCTGTCTTGCTAGGCTGA
- the DUSP18 gene encoding dual specificity protein phosphatase 18: protein MNTAFGALPMLFQHPSVCGLSRITPNLYLSDGVTANNKLVLLTNQITTVINVAVEVVNTFYPNIEYMCVPVVDSPLSWIYSCFDTVADKIQSVSMRQGRTLLHCAAGVSRSATVCLAYLMKYQSMSLASAHAWVKSCRPIIRPNNGFWQQLIQYEYKLYGVNTVRMISTPLGLIPDVYGREVRLTLPF from the coding sequence ATGAATACAGCTTTTGGAGCTTTGCCTATGTTGTTCCAGCATCCTTCCGTGTGTGGCCTGTCACGGATCACCCCTAACTTGTACCTCAGTGATGGCGTCACTGCCAATAATAAGCTCGTGCTCCTTACAAATCAAATCACCACTGTCATCAATGTCGCTGTGGAGGTGGTAAACACTTTTTATCCAAACATTGAGTATATGTGTGTTCCTGTGGTGGACTCCCCCCTCTCCTGGATCTACAGTTGCTTTGACACTGTAGCGGATAAGATACAGAGTGTGAGCATGCGTCAGGGCCGAACGCTGCTGCATTGCGCTGCGGGAGTCAGCAGGTCAGCCACCGTGTGTTTAGCCTATCTCATGAAGTACCAGTCTATGTCTCTGGCAAGCGCGCATGCGTGGGTCAAGTCTTGCCGTCCCATCATACGACCCAACAATGGCTTCTGGCAGCAGCTCATTCAGTACGAGTATAAACTCTATGGTGTTAACACAGTCCGTATGATCAGCACTCCATTGGGATTGATACCTGATGTTTACGGAAGGGAAGTAAGACTAACACTACCATTCTGA